The following are encoded together in the Thalassomonas haliotis genome:
- a CDS encoding diguanylate cyclase, translating into MKAEINGYQLQQQIYESTSCLIFRAIRKKDQQSVILKLLNQDFPSSQALTRYKQEYKALSRLSSPRVPATYDLITSQEKPVLVLEDFQGSSLQSLLTKQHFSTPDKLYYCIEICKALADIHEQNIIHKALCPAHVLINPTTRQVKIIDFSIAAEFNREAPALKAREQLTGNLAYLSPEQSGRMNRLLDYRSDYYALGGIIYLLFTGRLPFEDSDPLELIYSHMAKQPPSPSLINEDVPEIISDICMKLLAKNSEQRYCSTRGIIHDLKLCLEQANKNQPLKRFSLAAEDHPCQLQISQKIYGRSRQVEQIRQKLQDISQGQVAIMLVSGESGIGKTTLIQEVYQPLTGFKGYFIRGKFNRYAKSIPYSAFIYAFKQLLTIILSSSKEQLAGWKTRINNTLDSNIQVLTDLLPELKLITGEPPALPELGPRENENRFRQVLKKFIHLFCQPQHPLVIFIDDLQWLDMASGQLIQSLLLDKSLGYFYLLGAYRKSEPGENHALATLLNQLKAKNVPVTNISLAPLSQGDIRHFLADSLVSKTKNVTELAELIREKTLGNPFFIKEFISELYRKNFISFDSGQKSWHWDLKKITSANITDNVINFMVAKLKALPKHTLELLKLASCAGSRFNLNTLAALSKTSPEQCYQELLPALEARLIQPLSEPELSSQVLISARLLIFKLKFLHDKVQQAAYSLLTPQQKQLIHYNLGCLLFERGNPSNEQLFEEVAHLNLGAALITNPFGIIEVIKLNIKAAAIARASSAYQASAELSRQARKLLPENSWSSHFDLTFTVYLALIQAEYLSGHFDRADNLYPVVLNHIKERKDLLELYTTKMMQANLSGDFSQAVTSGQRGLGLLAIEFPENENLAEKLFLHEHHGIKKLTALFEEKTKQAALNAKTGSKGPESSDEIKYAMKLLSYLWMPVYFLGRINTLGWLSAKMTALSLKQGNNEYSAYGYMNYAFTLYSAREDYQQANKFSRLALDLIQTYDNNEIKGKVLMLSAASGHWHRPLEAQEEIFQSAFEYSLDCGDFTTAGYSAIWLLITGFFSGKHFDQLSREAANFYQFHLEHESGHLQELFLPFSSQLLTSLSGVSSFDLKIGIAFNQDIFLTKHQHNPVALGFYYSARLYRALVLEQMQTPEQAISQCEQGNRFNPGTILIPFNNFHLCLILTGNFNQYTNEEHQKKAKSKINSLLRQMKNWSELNPGNYLHKYLLMSAESARISRENHSSVMQKYEAAISSLEQTRYKHYLALANKCYAAYLQHKGHIKIAAMYLQQALYLYQGWGFAIPVRQIKEHYARLMPLPAQTPLPIPEDNKHLPLDNHTLDKLHQALAGESSQEKLLQQLICLTAENAGADKAILILQEPDSEHWFIEAQYQLGAGQADIRVLQHESPAQDKLPLSLIEYNLRLGKDLLLANPHQQSQFSRDNYIKTHKPGSILCCALFSRGKVSGLIYLENQISSYAFTREHLTSLKLISGFSAMLLENARLSRELDLRVKSQTQALKFKAEFASLLAELSNQLTNLPADEYDREIARALAVLGNFCQLDNIYVYLSKGKILKISHSWHFKTSKLPLDINITRYKNFIRFIEEKNCFSFQSLAEIPAPAADFNQGLARYQFNSGVITCLSDKAENPGFIAFDGSTNQHSWTEPEIALLKTAAGIIACALENSQLAEKLKQTQEALVKTEHQLNQNVQLDELTGLHNRVYFHRQLTLEITRAARNQRYLSLILLDIDYFRRYNDNYDHMAGDEALVKVARCIQKLLKRSGESIARFGGEEFAIILPETDLKHAHKTATLLCKSIRRLALPHPCSDAANILTVSLGIATAKTGVQSSAEVMLSAANKALYQAKTNGRNRFAAIELESSHYAEPRQGT; encoded by the coding sequence ATGAAAGCGGAAATTAACGGATATCAGTTACAACAACAAATATATGAAAGTACAAGCTGCCTTATCTTTCGCGCTATCAGAAAAAAAGATCAACAAAGCGTTATCCTTAAACTGCTTAACCAAGACTTCCCCAGCAGCCAAGCCCTCACCCGCTATAAACAGGAATATAAAGCCTTAAGCCGCTTATCCAGCCCCCGGGTGCCTGCGACTTATGACTTAATCACCAGCCAGGAAAAACCCGTGCTGGTATTGGAAGACTTCCAGGGCAGCTCATTACAGTCCCTGCTGACAAAGCAGCACTTTTCAACACCAGACAAGCTCTACTATTGCATCGAGATCTGTAAAGCATTAGCCGATATCCATGAACAAAATATTATTCATAAAGCCCTCTGTCCGGCGCATGTCCTGATCAATCCCACCACACGGCAAGTCAAAATCATTGATTTCTCGATAGCAGCTGAATTCAACCGTGAAGCCCCGGCATTAAAAGCCAGAGAACAGTTAACCGGCAATCTCGCTTATCTGTCGCCGGAGCAGTCGGGACGTATGAACCGCTTACTGGACTATCGCAGCGATTATTATGCTTTAGGAGGGATCATCTATTTACTGTTTACCGGACGCCTCCCTTTTGAGGATAGCGATCCCCTGGAGTTAATCTACAGCCATATGGCCAAGCAGCCACCGTCGCCCAGCTTAATAAATGAAGACGTGCCTGAGATAATATCAGATATCTGCATGAAATTACTGGCGAAAAATTCAGAACAAAGATACTGCTCCACCAGGGGGATCATACATGATCTGAAGTTGTGCCTTGAACAGGCTAACAAAAATCAGCCCCTTAAGCGTTTCTCCCTCGCCGCTGAAGATCATCCGTGCCAGCTGCAAATCTCCCAAAAAATATATGGCCGGAGCCGGCAAGTTGAACAAATACGGCAAAAACTGCAAGACATCAGCCAGGGCCAGGTTGCCATAATGTTAGTCTCCGGAGAGTCGGGCATAGGAAAAACCACCCTGATACAGGAAGTCTATCAACCCCTGACCGGTTTTAAAGGCTATTTCATCCGGGGAAAATTCAACCGCTATGCCAAAAGCATCCCCTACTCCGCCTTTATTTATGCCTTTAAACAATTGCTTACCATCATACTAAGCAGCTCAAAAGAGCAATTGGCGGGGTGGAAAACCAGGATAAACAATACCCTGGACAGCAATATCCAGGTATTAACGGATTTATTGCCGGAACTAAAGCTTATCACCGGCGAGCCGCCTGCCCTGCCCGAACTGGGCCCCCGGGAAAATGAAAATCGCTTCAGACAGGTATTAAAAAAATTTATCCATCTGTTTTGCCAGCCCCAGCACCCGCTGGTTATCTTTATCGACGATTTACAATGGCTGGATATGGCGTCCGGGCAGTTAATCCAATCCCTGCTGCTGGATAAAAGCCTGGGTTATTTCTACCTACTCGGCGCCTACCGAAAAAGTGAACCCGGTGAGAACCACGCTTTAGCTACTCTGCTCAATCAACTTAAAGCCAAAAACGTTCCCGTGACCAACATCTCCCTTGCCCCCTTATCCCAGGGCGATATCAGGCACTTTTTAGCCGACAGCCTGGTTAGCAAAACAAAAAACGTCACTGAACTGGCAGAATTGATCCGGGAAAAAACCTTAGGCAACCCTTTTTTTATCAAGGAATTTATCTCTGAACTTTACCGGAAAAACTTCATCAGCTTCGATAGCGGACAAAAAAGCTGGCATTGGGATCTCAAAAAAATCACCTCCGCCAATATCACAGATAATGTCATTAATTTTATGGTGGCTAAGTTAAAAGCACTGCCAAAGCATACCCTGGAGTTATTAAAACTGGCCTCATGTGCCGGCAGCAGGTTTAACCTAAATACCCTGGCAGCCCTCAGCAAAACTTCGCCGGAGCAATGCTACCAGGAGTTATTGCCGGCACTTGAGGCCAGGCTGATCCAGCCCTTATCCGAACCGGAATTATCAAGCCAGGTACTGATTTCTGCCCGGTTATTGATCTTTAAACTGAAATTTCTTCATGACAAGGTGCAGCAGGCGGCCTACTCCCTGCTGACGCCTCAGCAAAAACAGCTTATACATTATAATCTCGGCTGCTTGCTGTTCGAACGCGGCAACCCCAGTAATGAACAGCTCTTTGAAGAAGTGGCCCACCTGAACCTGGGAGCTGCGCTGATCACCAACCCTTTCGGCATCATAGAAGTCATAAAATTAAATATAAAAGCGGCAGCCATAGCTCGCGCTTCAAGCGCTTATCAGGCATCGGCCGAATTGAGCCGACAGGCCAGAAAATTATTACCTGAAAATAGCTGGTCATCCCATTTCGATCTGACTTTTACCGTCTACCTGGCATTAATTCAAGCCGAGTATTTGTCCGGGCATTTTGACCGTGCCGATAATTTATATCCTGTGGTACTTAACCATATCAAGGAAAGAAAAGACCTGCTGGAGCTTTATACCACCAAGATGATGCAGGCAAATCTCAGCGGTGACTTTAGCCAGGCCGTCACCTCGGGACAAAGAGGCTTAGGCCTGCTTGCCATTGAATTTCCCGAAAATGAAAACCTGGCGGAAAAGCTGTTTTTACATGAACACCATGGCATCAAAAAACTCACCGCCTTGTTCGAGGAAAAAACAAAGCAAGCAGCCTTGAATGCCAAAACAGGCTCTAAAGGCCCTGAGTCATCCGATGAAATAAAATATGCCATGAAGCTCCTGAGCTATCTCTGGATGCCGGTTTATTTTCTCGGAAGGATAAACACCCTGGGCTGGCTTTCCGCCAAAATGACGGCTTTAAGCCTGAAACAGGGCAACAATGAATACTCGGCTTATGGTTATATGAACTATGCCTTTACGCTATATTCTGCCCGGGAAGATTACCAACAGGCCAACAAGTTTTCCCGGCTCGCACTCGATCTTATACAGACGTATGATAATAATGAAATTAAAGGAAAAGTATTAATGCTCTCAGCCGCCAGCGGACACTGGCACCGCCCGCTTGAAGCACAGGAAGAAATTTTCCAAAGTGCTTTTGAATATTCTCTGGACTGCGGCGATTTTACTACCGCAGGTTATAGCGCCATCTGGCTGCTGATAACCGGTTTTTTCAGCGGCAAACATTTCGACCAGCTTTCCCGGGAGGCGGCCAATTTCTATCAATTCCACCTTGAGCATGAATCCGGGCATTTACAGGAACTGTTTTTACCCTTTTCCAGCCAGCTGCTGACGAGCTTATCCGGGGTTTCATCTTTTGATTTAAAAATAGGCATTGCCTTTAACCAGGATATCTTTCTTACCAAGCATCAGCATAACCCGGTCGCTTTGGGTTTTTATTATAGCGCAAGGCTATACCGGGCCTTGGTATTAGAACAAATGCAAACACCAGAACAAGCTATTTCTCAATGTGAGCAGGGGAACCGCTTTAATCCCGGCACTATACTGATCCCTTTTAACAACTTCCACCTCTGCCTGATTTTAACCGGAAATTTCAATCAGTATACTAATGAAGAACATCAGAAAAAGGCCAAGAGTAAAATTAATAGCCTGCTCAGGCAAATGAAAAACTGGAGTGAGCTAAACCCGGGCAATTATTTACATAAATACCTGTTGATGTCGGCCGAATCTGCCCGGATTTCAAGGGAAAACCACAGTAGTGTGATGCAAAAATATGAAGCCGCCATTTCATCATTGGAGCAAACCCGGTACAAACATTACCTGGCACTGGCAAATAAATGTTATGCCGCCTATTTGCAACACAAAGGACATATTAAAATTGCCGCCATGTACCTGCAGCAAGCCCTCTATCTTTATCAGGGCTGGGGCTTTGCCATTCCCGTCAGACAAATTAAAGAGCATTATGCCCGGCTGATGCCGCTCCCGGCCCAAACGCCGTTACCAATACCCGAAGACAACAAACATCTGCCGCTTGATAACCATACCCTGGATAAACTCCACCAGGCCCTTGCCGGGGAAAGCAGCCAGGAAAAACTGTTACAACAATTAATCTGCCTGACGGCTGAAAATGCCGGCGCCGACAAGGCCATCCTGATATTGCAGGAGCCGGACAGCGAACACTGGTTTATCGAAGCACAATATCAGCTTGGGGCCGGGCAGGCGGATATCCGGGTATTGCAACATGAATCTCCGGCTCAGGATAAGCTCCCGCTATCCCTGATCGAATATAACCTTCGCCTGGGCAAAGACCTGCTGCTTGCCAACCCCCACCAACAAAGCCAGTTTAGCCGGGATAATTATATAAAAACACATAAACCCGGCTCCATTCTCTGCTGTGCCTTATTCAGCCGTGGAAAAGTAAGCGGCCTGATATACCTGGAAAACCAAATCTCCAGCTATGCCTTTACCCGGGAGCACCTGACCAGCTTAAAGCTGATCTCAGGTTTTTCAGCCATGCTATTGGAAAATGCCCGCCTGAGCCGGGAGCTCGATCTCCGGGTAAAAAGCCAAACCCAGGCATTAAAATTCAAAGCCGAGTTCGCGTCCCTGCTGGCTGAGTTATCAAATCAACTGACAAACTTGCCGGCGGATGAATACGACAGGGAAATAGCCCGGGCACTCGCCGTTTTAGGAAACTTTTGCCAGCTTGATAATATCTATGTCTATCTCAGCAAAGGCAAGATACTGAAAATCAGCCACAGCTGGCATTTCAAAACCAGCAAGCTGCCGCTTGATATCAATATCACCAGGTACAAGAACTTTATCCGTTTTATCGAAGAAAAGAACTGCTTTTCCTTTCAGTCATTAGCAGAAATCCCCGCTCCGGCAGCGGATTTTAATCAAGGCCTGGCCCGATACCAATTCAACTCAGGGGTCATCACCTGCTTATCAGATAAAGCCGAAAATCCAGGTTTTATCGCCTTCGACGGCTCAACCAACCAGCACTCCTGGACTGAGCCCGAAATCGCTTTGCTTAAAACAGCCGCCGGCATTATTGCCTGCGCCCTGGAAAACAGCCAGCTGGCCGAAAAACTCAAACAGACACAAGAGGCATTGGTCAAAACAGAGCATCAGCTTAACCAGAATGTCCAGCTTGATGAACTTACCGGACTCCATAACCGGGTATACTTCCACCGGCAATTAACTTTGGAAATAACACGCGCTGCAAGAAACCAGCGCTACCTGTCGTTAATTTTACTGGATATTGATTATTTCAGGCGTTATAACGACAACTATGATCATATGGCCGGGGATGAAGCCCTGGTTAAAGTTGCCCGCTGCATACAAAAGTTACTGAAACGCTCGGGAGAAAGTATCGCCCGCTTTGGCGGAGAAGAGTTTGCCATTATTCTTCCTGAGACCGACTTAAAGCATGCCCATAAAACCGCAACCTTATTATGCAAGTCAATCCGCAGATTAGCGCTCCCCCACCCCTGCTCCGATGCCGCGAACATTTTAACCGTAAGCCTGGGCATAGCAACAGCAAAAACCGGGGTACAAAGCTCTGCAGAAGTTATGCTGAGCGCTGCAAATAAAGCCCTTTACCAGGCAAAAACCAATGGCCGCAATCGCTTTGCCGCCATAGAGCTGGAAAGTAGCCATTATGCCGAACCCAGGCAAGGGACTTGA
- a CDS encoding YkvA family protein: MAFEVKFELKESDLEYFREVMRKAQAGTKTLDESQILNNAKSLSGDVKGNVPEFVSMRLKKLETLVAMIEDSEWKLPEEERADVLSALAYFSEPEDLVPDHIPVLGFLDDAIMIELVAEELQDDIDAFEEFCAYREREEARAGDNPITREEWLDSKRRELHSRLRHRRSTRRSGRSSFRSIF; the protein is encoded by the coding sequence ATGGCATTTGAAGTTAAATTCGAGTTGAAAGAGTCGGATCTGGAGTACTTTCGTGAAGTAATGAGAAAGGCACAGGCAGGCACTAAGACCTTGGATGAAAGTCAGATTTTAAATAATGCAAAAAGCCTTAGCGGTGATGTTAAAGGTAATGTGCCGGAATTTGTCAGCATGCGTCTTAAGAAGTTAGAGACCTTAGTGGCGATGATCGAAGACAGCGAATGGAAATTGCCGGAAGAAGAGCGTGCCGATGTGCTTAGTGCATTGGCTTATTTCAGTGAGCCTGAAGATTTGGTTCCGGATCATATCCCGGTGTTGGGTTTCCTTGATGATGCCATTATGATCGAGTTGGTTGCCGAAGAATTACAGGACGATATTGACGCTTTTGAAGAGTTTTGTGCTTATCGCGAGCGTGAAGAAGCAAGAGCCGGTGATAATCCCATTACCCGGGAAGAATGGTTGGATTCAAAACGACGCGAATTACACAGTCGTTTGCGCCACCGCCGCAGCACCAGGCGTTCGGGTCGTTCCTCGTTCCGCTCCATTTTTTAA
- a CDS encoding FKBP-type peptidyl-prolyl cis-trans isomerase translates to MKISSNKVVVMHYAVSDSEGTLIDSSYDHQPLAVIHGTGYLIPGLEDALLDHQVGDKFEVSVNADQAYGERNDNFVQNVPKAMFEGIEDLDVGTQLRATTDDGEQTVIVIDISDDEITVDGNHPLAGIDLNFDVEILEVRDATEEELSHGHVHGEGGCGHSH, encoded by the coding sequence ATGAAAATTAGTAGCAACAAAGTCGTAGTCATGCATTATGCCGTATCCGACAGTGAAGGCACTTTAATTGACAGTTCATACGACCATCAGCCGTTGGCGGTTATTCATGGCACAGGTTACCTGATCCCTGGATTGGAAGATGCCCTGCTCGATCATCAGGTCGGCGATAAATTTGAAGTCTCGGTAAACGCAGATCAAGCCTATGGCGAGCGCAATGATAACTTTGTCCAGAATGTTCCTAAAGCCATGTTTGAAGGCATAGAAGATCTGGATGTCGGTACCCAGCTACGGGCAACCACAGATGATGGCGAACAAACCGTTATTGTCATAGATATCAGCGATGATGAAATCACCGTAGACGGCAATCACCCGTTAGCCGGTATAGACCTCAACTTTGACGTGGAAATTCTTGAAGTCAGAGATGCTACGGAAGAAGAGTTAAGCCACGGCCATGTGCACGGTGAAGGCGGTTGCGGCCATAGCCACTAG
- the ygfZ gene encoding tRNA-modifying protein YgfZ → MTIDPSLPAIEQLPETFLIALTDYSAIALSGEEQGKYLQGQVTCDVNETNDRSLTIGAHCNAKGKVLSVFRLLNHKSAHLLLQPKSSLEASLAELQKFGVFAKVDISQSNNLSFYALAGKKAETEIQKIYPQIPDNMTPVVENGDTTLVYLPGEITRYLLIGPQEQLTKAIEPLALTLYSSPLWDLIEITEGFPILEQNALLEYVPQMLNLQAINGISFTKGCYLGQETVARMQYLGKNKRALYSLTAHQGSAQSGDIIEQQLGENWRKAGDVLKSYQADNGQSYIQAVLATDIETDTPLRLKQQPQISLSVAALPYSLAK, encoded by the coding sequence ATGACTATTGACCCTTCCCTGCCGGCTATTGAGCAACTTCCCGAGACTTTTCTTATTGCCTTAACCGATTACAGCGCCATCGCATTATCGGGAGAAGAACAAGGTAAATATCTGCAGGGCCAGGTGACCTGTGATGTCAACGAAACAAATGATCGCAGCTTGACCATTGGCGCCCATTGCAATGCCAAGGGGAAAGTGCTCTCGGTATTTCGCCTGCTTAACCATAAGAGCGCACATTTGCTGCTACAGCCTAAAAGCAGCCTGGAAGCGTCGCTGGCAGAATTACAAAAATTTGGCGTTTTTGCCAAGGTCGACATTAGCCAGAGCAATAACCTTAGTTTTTATGCCTTAGCCGGAAAAAAAGCGGAAACAGAGATCCAAAAAATCTACCCGCAGATACCGGACAACATGACCCCAGTGGTAGAAAACGGCGATACCACTTTGGTTTATCTGCCGGGAGAAATCACACGCTATTTGCTTATCGGCCCGCAGGAGCAGCTCACTAAAGCCATTGAACCTCTGGCATTAACACTTTACTCCTCACCTTTATGGGATCTAATAGAAATAACCGAAGGATTTCCTATACTGGAGCAAAACGCCCTGCTGGAATATGTGCCGCAGATGTTAAACCTACAAGCCATTAACGGCATCAGTTTTACCAAAGGCTGCTACCTGGGGCAAGAAACCGTTGCCAGAATGCAATACCTGGGGAAAAATAAACGCGCCTTATACTCATTAACAGCACACCAGGGGTCAGCCCAATCCGGCGATATTATCGAACAGCAACTGGGTGAAAACTGGCGTAAGGCGGGTGATGTCTTGAAATCTTACCAGGCAGATAACGGACAAAGTTATATTCAGGCGGTACTGGCAACAGATATAGAGACAGATACACCACTGAGACTTAAGCAGCAGCCGCAAATATCACTGTCTGTTGCCGCCTTACCTTATTCATTAGCCAAATAA
- a CDS encoding succinate dehydrogenase assembly factor 2: protein MSLANKKARLKWACRRGMLELDVLFMPFVDEAYDLLSAQEQIIFERLLTCEDPELFAWFMGHESCEDPELNAMVQLILNRVKV from the coding sequence ATGTCGTTGGCTAATAAAAAAGCCCGTTTGAAGTGGGCGTGTCGTCGTGGAATGTTAGAGCTGGATGTGCTGTTTATGCCTTTTGTGGATGAAGCTTATGATCTGCTCTCTGCGCAGGAACAAATCATTTTTGAGCGCTTGTTAACGTGTGAAGATCCTGAGCTTTTTGCCTGGTTCATGGGGCATGAAAGCTGTGAAGACCCTGAGCTTAACGCCATGGTGCAGCTTATTCTGAACAGGGTGAAAGTTTAA
- the nadB gene encoding L-aspartate oxidase, giving the protein MNKQHNCDVLIIGSGAAGLTLALHLAKTADVIVLCKGPINEGSTYYAQGGIAAVFDKNDSIDSHVSDTLIAGAGLCEADTVKYTAENAKVCLEWLIEQGVDFDQEKNHDGNIRYHLTREGGHSHRRILHAADATGQAVQTTLVDKVRQHHRIRIFERYNAVDLICDQNKKDEKKSCIGAYIWNRNSEKVESVFAHKTILATGGASKVYQYTSNPDVASGDGVAMAWRAGCRVANMEFNQFHPTCLFHPDAGTFLLTEALRGEGAILRRPDGSRFMLEFDERAELAPRDIVARAIDYEMKRLGADCMYLDISHKSADFIKQHFPTIYEKTLSLGIDMTQQPIPIVPAAHYTCGGVMVDKHGRTDISNLYGIGEVTYTGLHGANRMASNSLLECLVFARAAALDISQALPQCHGTKCLPPWDESRVTDSDEEVVIQHNWHELRLFMWDYVGIVRTTKRLERALHRVELLQREISDYYRHFKVSNNLLELRNLVQVAELIIRSAMQRKESRGLHYTLDYPELSPETEATILSPDPLSGQIKGQPGS; this is encoded by the coding sequence ATGAATAAACAACACAATTGTGACGTCTTAATTATCGGCAGTGGCGCAGCGGGATTAACCCTGGCATTACACCTGGCCAAAACCGCCGACGTAATCGTTTTATGCAAAGGGCCCATCAATGAAGGCTCCACCTATTATGCCCAGGGAGGCATAGCCGCGGTATTTGACAAAAATGACAGTATCGACTCCCATGTTTCAGATACCCTGATCGCCGGCGCCGGTTTATGTGAAGCCGACACGGTAAAATATACCGCAGAAAATGCCAAGGTCTGCCTGGAATGGTTGATAGAGCAAGGTGTTGATTTTGACCAGGAAAAAAATCATGACGGCAATATACGCTATCACCTGACCCGCGAAGGCGGCCACAGCCACAGGCGAATTCTCCACGCCGCAGACGCCACCGGACAGGCGGTGCAGACGACTTTAGTCGATAAAGTCCGTCAACATCACCGTATCCGTATTTTTGAACGTTACAATGCCGTAGATCTGATCTGTGACCAGAACAAAAAAGACGAGAAGAAATCCTGTATCGGCGCCTATATCTGGAACCGTAACAGTGAAAAAGTCGAAAGCGTTTTTGCCCACAAAACCATACTCGCCACAGGCGGCGCCAGCAAAGTCTACCAATACACTTCCAACCCGGATGTCGCCAGCGGCGACGGCGTTGCCATGGCCTGGCGCGCCGGCTGCCGGGTGGCCAATATGGAGTTTAACCAGTTTCACCCCACTTGCCTGTTCCATCCTGATGCCGGGACTTTTTTGCTGACCGAAGCCTTAAGAGGCGAAGGTGCTATCCTCAGGCGTCCCGACGGCAGCCGTTTTATGCTCGAATTTGATGAAAGAGCCGAGCTGGCACCACGGGATATAGTGGCCCGGGCAATTGATTACGAGATGAAACGTTTAGGCGCCGACTGCATGTATCTGGACATCAGCCATAAATCCGCCGATTTTATCAAGCAGCATTTTCCGACCATTTATGAGAAAACCCTTTCCCTGGGTATAGATATGACCCAGCAACCGATCCCTATCGTACCGGCGGCCCATTATACCTGTGGCGGCGTTATGGTGGATAAACATGGCCGCACCGATATCAGCAACCTTTACGGCATCGGCGAAGTCACCTACACCGGGCTTCATGGCGCCAATCGCATGGCCAGCAATTCCTTGCTGGAATGCCTGGTCTTTGCCCGGGCCGCAGCACTGGATATCAGCCAGGCCCTGCCTCAATGCCACGGCACCAAATGTCTGCCCCCCTGGGATGAAAGCCGGGTCACAGATTCCGATGAAGAAGTTGTTATCCAGCATAACTGGCATGAGTTAAGGTTATTTATGTGGGATTATGTCGGCATTGTCCGGACCACAAAACGTTTAGAGCGGGCATTGCACCGGGTAGAGTTATTGCAAAGGGAAATAAGTGACTACTACCGCCACTTCAAAGTCAGCAATAATTTGCTGGAATTAAGAAACTTAGTGCAGGTTGCCGAACTCATTATCCGCAGTGCGATGCAGCGAAAAGAAAGCCGGGGTTTGCATTACACCTTAGATTATCCCGAACTCAGCCCCGAGACCGAAGCAACCATATTAAGCCCGGACCCGCTCAGCGGACAAATCAAAGGTCAACCTGGCAGCTAA
- the rpoE gene encoding RNA polymerase sigma factor RpoE, with protein MSEQNVDQELVERVQRGDKNAYNLLVRKYQHKVANLVSRYVKNHSDVADIVQEAFIKAYRALPNFRGDSAYYTWLYRIAVNCAKNHMVAKGRKPPGSDVEIEDAEFYDGGDALRENASPEKLLLTQEIKKVIFDTIEQLPEDLRTAINLRELEGLSYEEIATIMECPVGTVRSRIFRARDAIDKKIRPLL; from the coding sequence ATGAGCGAACAAAACGTCGACCAGGAACTGGTTGAGCGGGTGCAACGTGGTGATAAAAACGCTTACAACCTGCTAGTGAGAAAATATCAGCATAAAGTTGCCAATTTGGTTTCCCGTTATGTCAAAAATCATAGTGATGTAGCGGATATAGTTCAGGAAGCTTTTATTAAGGCCTATCGCGCACTGCCTAATTTTAGAGGGGATAGTGCCTATTACACCTGGCTTTACCGGATTGCGGTAAACTGTGCGAAAAATCATATGGTCGCCAAAGGGCGTAAACCGCCGGGATCAGATGTCGAAATTGAAGATGCAGAATTTTATGATGGCGGTGATGCATTAAGAGAAAATGCCTCACCAGAGAAACTTTTACTAACACAAGAAATCAAAAAAGTTATATTCGATACCATAGAGCAATTGCCTGAGGATTTGCGCACCGCGATTAACCTCAGGGAACTTGAAGGACTAAGTTATGAAGAAATTGCCACTATTATGGAATGTCCCGTCGGGACGGTAAGATCACGTATTTTCAGGGCGCGTGATGCAATAGATAAAAAAATCCGGCCGCTACTTTAA
- a CDS encoding sigma-E factor negative regulatory protein, giving the protein MSETKFESVSSLVDNYQVNDAELDNIAKDKEMSDAWQRYHMIGDMMRDDVPQALELDLSDEIAAAIAQEPTVLAPKESGQVFATIKAKVVQFAKPAGQMAIAASAAGLMIFGVGQQSNTEEELIPSQVIQTAPFGGIANPVSYNTQSNSRQAQKQAYVEQHRRFQALLSDHQQQIKLSAIGVDSSAAAQQENLEQNKQDMSEEKNK; this is encoded by the coding sequence ATGAGTGAAACTAAGTTCGAGTCAGTATCATCGCTTGTTGATAATTATCAGGTAAACGACGCTGAACTTGATAATATAGCCAAGGATAAGGAAATGTCTGACGCCTGGCAGCGTTATCATATGATCGGTGATATGATGCGCGATGATGTCCCTCAAGCGCTGGAGTTGGATTTATCTGATGAAATAGCGGCGGCAATTGCACAAGAGCCGACCGTGTTAGCCCCCAAAGAGTCCGGGCAAGTTTTTGCAACGATAAAAGCAAAAGTTGTCCAGTTTGCCAAGCCTGCCGGTCAAATGGCGATAGCGGCATCGGCCGCCGGATTGATGATTTTTGGTGTTGGCCAGCAATCAAATACAGAAGAAGAGTTAATCCCCAGCCAGGTGATCCAAACCGCACCTTTTGGCGGTATCGCCAATCCGGTCAGTTATAACACCCAGTCAAACAGCCGCCAGGCTCAGAAGCAGGCTTATGTTGAACAGCACAGGCGTTTCCAGGCGCTCTTGTCGGATCATCAACAGCAGATCAAACTAAGTGCCATAGGTGTTGACTCAAGCGCTGCAGCACAACAGGAAAACCTTGAGCAAAATAAGCAGGATATGTCTGAAGAAAAAAATAAATGA